A single genomic interval of Arachis duranensis cultivar V14167 chromosome 7, aradu.V14167.gnm2.J7QH, whole genome shotgun sequence harbors:
- the LOC107459641 gene encoding embryo-specific protein ATS3A, protein MNKKMKASVSSIVITFCIIGALSEAKPAGRVNASLLKHHRNRTRTQPQPQPQPQPNRRGGGGCIYSLTISTSCDSPTYTRDSISIRLRDADGNGVYVARLEDPSSGRFSRCRKDRVDLYGGPCIKQVCYAELYRDGVDGWIPETLTVSGYRALPMTFHFHNFIPRGVWAQINKCSPYNNNY, encoded by the exons ATGAACAAAAAGATGAAAGCATCAGTAAGCTCAATAGTCATCACATTTTGCATCATTGGTGCCTTGTCGGAAGCAAAGCCAGCAGGTAGAGTAAATGCATCACTCTTGAAGCACCACAGAAACAGAACCCGAACGCAGCCGCAGCCGCAGCCGCAGCCGCAGCCg AATAGGCGTGGTGGTGGTGGGTGCATTTACTCACTGACCATCAGCACAAGCTGCGATTCGCCGACGTATACGAGGGATTCAATCAGCATTAGATTACGCGACGCTGATGGGAATGGAGTATACGTTGCAAGGCTGGAGGATCCATCGTCAGGGAGGTTCAGTAGGTGCAGAAAGGACAGAGTGGACTTGTACGGGGGGCCATGTATCAAGCAGGTGTGCTACGCAGAACTGTACAGAGATGGAGTTGATGGCTGGATTCCAGAAACACTCACCGTATCCGGATACAGAGCGCTTCCCATGACCTTTCACTTTCACAACTTCATTCCACGCGGTGTTTGGGCTCAAATTAACAAGTGTAGtccttataataataattactaa